The nucleotide window CCCATCAATAATTTGGACGGACAAGAAAATTCAGAACAATGGTCCAGAAAAGAAGTCTATGGATCTAATTGTATTGGACCATACAGCAATATGAATGACTTATATAGGACACATGCACAGAATCGGACGGATTGTAGAGTGAATCGCTGGACATCCGGTCGGCCACTATGGCAAAATGAAATCAATTGGCTGATCACAACCATCTGAGAATTGACTTTTCCATCATAACCATGTCCGTTTTCCTGGCCACTGAttaaacggttaggatcatcggaTTAGAACCCTAAGCAATCCAAGTTGTGGAGCCAACATATTTATCGGCTGTGATAATTAAACCTATCACTGAAATTTATCTGGACCACACATTTCTGAAGTAATGAAAATTTGAAAGTTAGAACAATTCAATTGTGTGATCTTGATCCAACGGCCCATAGGAACGGAGTAGACATTCATTCCCCTTTTATATATAATTCTAATCCAACGGATACGCATAGCCGACTAAATTTCAAAGTTCAGGTGGGCCCATTGTTAGGGCGTTTGATGGGCCTAGCTGTGTAGGCCCAACAAGCCTGTTTATTTTTTAGGCATGAAATCCGTGCCGAGGCCCACCTGCGACCTGAAAGTGGGCCCACGTTGGGAGCGGGCCTCAGTAGAAAATATTCCAAAATCTAGCTGGACACAGTCCATGGGTCTTTAGTCCCACATGCATGACCTGGTGGATGGCTCAGATGATTTTAGACTGACTGGACCAGCCCAGGCAGAAAAGTTCTAATCATTAGCTGGGCAACATATTTCctgaccgttgattttcattttccTAAATGTGTTATTTCTTTGTGCTCGTGCGGTCCACCTGGTCAACAGATGGGTTAGGAAAATTCACCTTAGGAAAAGGGACCATGCACGGTCAGGATGTGCCAACCAATTTTCTGAGGCTTGGGCTTGGCCCTTGGACCATAGTGCGGGGTAGGTGGACCTGTGGGCCCGGACCAAACCTGACTTTTGATATGGATGTTCCATTTTCCAACTGTATGCATAGAATTAAGGTTAtaagagttgtacacgagtcgaaccgaaaACAGCTATGCTCGGcttggccagtagctaaccctgGCTTGAACTTGGCTAGACTCGATCCTTGagtctgactggccagctcagctcagttcggtcagcagctcaagcCAATTCGAATTGAGTTTGAGcctatgcgacattttctcaaacgcaTATGATGTATCTTCAATTTTTCGTAAAATGCAAAGCAGTAACAAtagtttataggtatttcatcaaatatgtgaccagcagcatcaaaatcaaaatatgagAGTAGTTTTAtaatgcaaaataataataataataataataaatcataatcattcattcatagcTACCAGCCGATCCAGTGAaaaatgtatgcacccgaaacaacattttgttgagtcatttcgtcAAACATTCGGcgagcaacgtcaatatcaaaataaccaagtcattgagctgattcgagttgaggttcgatccgagtcgaatcaagcttgggcaagctcaaactcggctcgaaattttttgaGCTTCAAaaaccaactcgactcagtttgaatccAAGTTTAATCCAAGGCGTGTTGAGCTTTTCCAACTCCAGTCGAGCGAGAGCTGaccaagctaactcgactcgGGTACAGCTCTAAATTAATCAAAGCATTGATTCTTACACCATTTGATCATGCTCTGTAATTAGTATTGAGGACGGACTCGAACGGGCCAACAAGCATCTGCACCGTGGCCACGTACGATCGAGCCGAATCTATAAGCCCAGCTGATGTGGCAAGATGGATTTTAAGCCCAGACAGACCCTAATCTTCAAAATCCCTCCACTAAAGCCCAGACAAAAGCCTGGGATCCGTCCTGTTTATGACTGTCATGAATTAATGGCTGTGAGAAGCCTGATTTCTGGGCCCAATAAATGGACGACCAgctataacaataataataataataataaaaggagcTCGTTTTGCCTATGGTCCAATGATCACAACCATCCGTGCTCGGGGGCTGTTTTAAATAGCATATGGTCCATTAATCACACTTAAAGGATGGTCCCAACTAATGGAATCAGTTCGGGTCCACGGATAGGGATCTGATTAGAACATCACGGTGCTCCGTACGGTATCTCAAACTTATATAACTATCCCACAGTGGTTTTTCACCACAAATGGGTACTAGAACCCATGACATCATGTTAAATTGGGATTGTAGAACTCGGACAATTTGGTACTttgcatggtggggtcccaccaaTCAAGGTAGATTTTTACTTATAATCCTTTCGGACTGGACCCCatatttggacggttcagatttgaggtatatgccacgtgtacggtagggAGCCTCACCTGTATGGCTGTATTGCAGCTACAGCAGAGTCGAGTGCTCTTTTTCAGAAGGAACATGCTCGAGTCGATGATAGATTTGAAGGGGCGACTGGCCGTACATTTTCCAAGCTGGCACGTGTCTGACATCCGagacattcatcaagtgggcctcttCGTAAACATCCCCCTGCCAAGAAATCAGGCCAACCCACTTATCAAGTTGGCCACGTGTTTGAGAATAAAAAGATGGAAGAAACAACGGTGTATGTTAAACAAGGGTGTTTGATTGGTAGACCAgccttattttttctttttcttttttggtttcaaCAAGATCACGATGGTCCCTACctaatgaacggtccggatcttgTGGAGGTCTGGACATGTGACGAAAATTGGCCAATGAGAAATAAATTCCTCAAAAAATGACTGAAATATCTCAAGCACTCTCTTGAGGTGGAATCTACGCGTGGAGGatatttccatcattttctcaAACCTATTTTTGGGAAAGCgaattgcgtcctgcccccgcctgAAGGATAATCCGTGCacgcagggctatgtggggctcaccgtgacttattgatttcatccacaccgtccatccactttatcAGATTACTTTATGCTATTAtccaaaaaaggaggcagatccaacgcttaaCTGAACCATacattggggattgaacactcaccgttaaaaacttctagggatccatgtaagttttggatcaagatgatatttgtgatttcccttcatacaggaccttatgaacaggttggatggaaaataaacatcacggtgagcactaggaaggtttcaacggtgtattATTATCCCGGATgcttccagtagtgtggtccatttgacctttggatcagcctcattttttggttcataacttaaaataatctggaaaaatatatggaccgtgtggataaaatccatacatcaaggtgggtcccaaaaaGCCCCTACCGTACGGATTATCTTCCAGGCTGGGCAGGACCCAATTAGCTTGCCATTAAATCTGCCAGTTGTACGTACGAGACATTAGCTAGCATGCATCCtgacaaattataatagaatACGCCCGGACCTGATCCTTCAAGTATAGGGTAATATTTTAATGATCCATACGGTTCATAAgatggggctcaccatggatggttgaaaaaaatatacattaaaGCTCATAGAGTGGATTATTTCAACCTTCTGATCATCTGACTCTCTCCCTTTTAATTTGGACGGTCTGTttaatttttgaagaaaaaattttaaaatatctaAATGTTAGGGTGTTTTCTAACATCCTCCATCCACATTAGGGACACCAAATACGGTTTGGATCGTTGAAAAGAACCATGATGATACAATCGGTAAAGTCGCAATGTATACTATTCAACACGACGCGATGTACTTTAGAAAACGTCAGCAGTACAAAACTAAGCGTACTACACGTAACAAACAAACAACGCGGAAACTTCAACGTACGAACTCCAAAATCCACACTACCATCTGCGTATCTCGTTtcttcttaaatggtggtgtctcATCAACCGTATACATGGCACATATGCACGAGAATCAGGACCGTCCGCAAGTTTGGATGGATCACGTTCTAGTCTTAAAATGTACAGACCATCCAAGCCATCCTACTGctggcccatcaaatggacagttaaaaggaTTATAATAGCAAGTGCTATAAATTCATTGGCTGATATCCTATAGTCAATATTGCCTGGTCTCGATTGCCACTTTGACCCAATCCAAAATGGGCCACTGGGTCTGGAGTTTCAGCATACGTACATCCCACATGTACGGTAGATTATTCATGCTCCAATGCTATTAGAACTCTTAGTTACGTTGGGACACTTAGGCAGCCCAGTACATTAATCCAGACCTTTAGTTATACCTAATGTACATTTCACGGGaaaccatgaaaatatcacaccAATCCGAGTAATATTAGCATCTGATCGATGGATTTTTTATACAGACGGTCAAGATAGTTTCCAAGAAAATAACTCCAATCATCAATTTTATCCATCTACTTGTTAGaaaccatcatggattgcttattatTTTAAAGAATCACCATcgttaggcaatcataaccatcccatgAAAAGGGACGGTTAGAAGAAATAAGGACAAAttaaggatggattggatatctGATCAGTTATATTTTAACATGGTAATCTAAAAAATAGGTTTTGGAGtgaatagacagttcagatcaatctaTTTCACTGTCCAAACTAAaaaatacaactaggagcactataaattACGGTGCTCCGAGAGCACTGAAGCATTTCTCTATAATAAACGGTGGGAAACGAGTGTAGGAAACATACCCATCTGAGCTATCTCTATATATTTCATAACCCTGCTATCCTTCCACAACAGAATtcagaaagaaaagagagagatggaccATGATCATGGAATGCATGGTGATGGTGGTATGATGGGTGGTGGAGGCATGCCATCCAAAGGGCCAGGCATGCACAGGCATCACATGATGATGCACATGACCTTCTTCTGGGGAAAGAATGCCGAAATTCTATTTTCGGGATGGCCCGGCACGAAACTGGGCATGTATATACTGGCGTTGATCGTCGTCTTCGTGTTTTCTGTCCTCGTTGAGTGGCTATCTCACTGCCGTCTGATCAAACCAGGTAGGGCCCACGTCGTGGCCGGAATCATGCAGACCGTCCTCCACGCGGCACGTGTGGGGCTCGCCTACCTCGTCATGCTCGCCGTCATGTCGTTCAACGGCGGTGTGCTCATTGCCGCCATCGCCGGTCACTCGTTGGGGTTTCTCCTCTTCGGGAGCCGGCTGTTTCACCGATCGACCGTCGCTGAAGCTCCACCGTCCGATCTTCCTCCCATGAAGTGTTGAATGGTTATGATGATCTTTTGCTGGGTATGATTATGATTGTAAAAGAGAGATTATCTATGAGAGATTTAAGGATTGGATTATACTGGTAATATTAGATATTAGAGAGATTCAATCGCATCATTCAATATCCAATTCTCCTGATTTTTCTTTTtcgaatttcaaaaaataaacatGGTTGTAGATTTTGGTGACATTTTGTCCATTGATATACATAATTGTAGCTCATCGGCTAGTTGTTAATGTACGGATGGGTTGACatggatctggaccgttcaattaGCTGACAGCCTTCTTGATGAGCTATATGCCAAAATTTACAGCGACCCATCAATAATTTTGGACGGTCAAGAAAATTCAGAGCAATGGTCCGGAAAAGAAGTATTTAGATCTAATTGTTGGGGATGGAaaattgtttttttcttttctacctTTTTTAGTTAAACCATTGGGATTACCTATCATTtcagttggatggtctggattggtcAAAACATTTCCTAATCTAATGATATTGGTTTCATCTTATTTACTACACGGTAGAAAGAAGAATCGTGGGGTTCAGTACACGGACGCAGTGGACCCCATACATGTGGGACCATCTTTGTGTGATTCAAACCATAGATCTGATGGTCAAACCACAGATGGGTTTTTACCTCAAAGTCTTCCGGATTGTACTATTTTCCAGACCTTAGCTATCTTTTATCCTTCATGGTAGTTGATCGACAGCTTCAACCATGGAACAGTGTCCCTTCAAATCTGGTGGCTGCTCGGTATATTTTCAATCATGCGTGTGGTAATTGATACATTGGCTTCATCCGGCTCTAAATGTCAAAATAAgcaaacaagtccaatataaaaatatatgaccAGATTAAGAGTAGATTTATTTGCTCACGCCTTTGTCCAAACAAATTAATTTTGACTCCAAGTGTTAAAATAAGCAAACATGTcttatatgaatatatatatgaCCAAATTATGAGTAGATTTGCTTGCTGAATCACTAATTAAAGAATTTAATAGTGATCAAGCGAAAATCAAAAAgtgggatttttcttttgaagATGAGTTATTTTCTacctttcacaaaaaaaaaaaaaaactgcttgaaattggataaaacacaaatccAAAATACAAGCATGGACTTACCATTACTTGATTACTGATGCTCTTATAACAAGCTAccataaagtaaattgataataacttttttattttattttttttgtaaaaattatTAAGATATTTTGCTTTATTAAATTCCTCTATTATTTATAGATTTATATGGTAGCTTATTATTCCATATTCATCTTTTATTATTACAAcaattacataagttcaaaaacCTTTTTAAATTCTTCTCTTCTCTAAATTATTCTTTTAATATGTTTTCCTTTACAACGTCTCTGCTTTTACACACTCATCAGTGGTTTACTTCACTTTTGTTGATAATCCCACAAAAGTACTCCAGATCTTCATACATTTTCTATCCAACGTCTAACGCCACGTGTCACCCTCCAACTGGTTTTCCCATGATAGCCAACAAAATCAAcaggatcactgaaccatgggcttaCATTCAATAAAGGAGGACCCTGTTATTTCCAGGAAGAATACAATTCTACGAAatataaatgatgatgtgatggcTCTCGTTTGTGTGGTCGTGGATGCACTGGGAAACTTCTCCGGCCTTTCTCCTGGACTGAGCTAGCTTGACTTGCGCTAACTGATGGTTGCGTGATACCAACATGCATCAGATCCAATCGGTCCTTCAGATCGGCTGTCACATTTTCACAATAACTCCTAAGATTCAGTCAAATCCAAGGCTTAGGTGAGCCAGACAATAAGAAATACCATAAAATCATGCCCAAAACCTCTGAAATCATGTGTTGTGGCCAACCTGAGTCTTAGAAAGTCCTGATTTACGGCAAATCCATTCATCCTTAGGTGAATCGTAATATGAgaggattagatggaaaataaacaccaaTACGACCTCCACATGCAAtgtggatgattttaatggtgatgattcccatctcaactgtttcccacgatgtagcccacctaagtattaaatcagcctgattttttgggtccTATTCCAAACACAGGTTGCTCACCTGATGGACCGGGTGGATCTTATCCAAGTAGCGTTTTCGTTTTGGATTCCTAGCCATTGGAATTCTTCCAAGGGGGTGTGGAAATTCCAACGTTGGAAAGGACTTTGAGCTTTGCATCATTCAAAGATGATTTTTTCTATGGGACCGGTCCCCACGCGGTTTATCTGGACAAGTGGAACCCATGGTTCATTAATCTAGAATTGACCATGCCAAATATATCTCCTTTAGaagatgatccaacggtccaaatttaaTGGAAAATTGACAAGATTAGTACCCCTTATCTTTTAATCTTGGGGAACCAACAGACCAACGGTGGAGATAAgagaaaaatgggccccactaatcgAGATTTAAAACTAAGGATATTGTAGATATTCGTCATTAGAATATCTCAACATTTGATGACTTGGCGTGAGAGGGACACATAACAAAACGTCCCTTCAATTTCAACCGTTAAAAGGACGTGACCGTCACGCGATCAATCATACGATATTCGACCGAGGATAGTCAGAGCATAGTCCTTTTTCCCAAGGAGCTAATGGTTAAGTGATCTAATATTCATGAGCGTTCTCTCAGGATAAGATCTTATTTGTGGACGCGGACTGCATCCTACCCCCGCGGGCTCACCgttatgtaagtgtttcatccaagccgttcatcacttttctcatatcattttaagttattttaataaaatagaaTTAGGTACactgctccagtggaccacaccaacggaagctgcagtgataatgtcatccacggttgaaatctttctaagggccaccgtgatttttttttaccatacaaaCTATTAATAagttcatgtagacgtggatgaagtgaaaaaacaaatatcagcttgttcgaaaacttctctagctcctaagaagtttttaatggtgaacgttcaatccccactttgtggttcaaTCAAGATATTTACCTACCTAATTTTTTATCTCGTACATTAAAATGATATTATAAAAACGATGAACAGcacggataaaacacttacatcacgatggaccccatagagccctgcctgTACGGatcaggggtaggacgcaatccgcgtcccttatttgtttacttttaaaaatttatctTTTTGGTTTCTTATTTTAAAAAGATACGCCTACTAATTTAGGCAAAAGAGAATGAAGGGTTTacctactattattattattattattattattattaaattatgCTGCAGCAGGTAAACGTTCTAGGCCTTCTGTCTTTACAGTCTCTCGTGTCACATTCAATATAGGCCTACACGACACTATGTATGGATGGTGGACGTTGAAGgacggttgacatcaaaggtatcCAAACGTGATAAACAACCCCCATGTAAAAGGTGTGCCACACAAGATAGATGATcagcatcaaaggtgggacccatgtggaTCGATCGTCTACGTTAAAGGTAGACCGACATGATAAATGGTTGATATTGAAGGTATGCCCGTGGGATGAACAACCCATACTGAAGGTggtacacatcaaaggtgagaTCTATGTTACGACTGGTAGGTATTGAAGGTGGAGCCTGCATGATGAACTACTCGTAATAAAGGTGGGGCGCCATaagatagatggtccacatcaagccGACCTCATATGATAGACAGTTGACATCAAATATGAGAATTGTTGATGGAGTGTCTTTAATCTAGTGTATAGAAGTCATGTTATGGTTTGATTGGTGTCCTGTTCAGTCTAACTGAATTaggggtggattatgtggatgcaCGCGGTCCACTTTTGCACATTTTCCGTTTGACCAAATTTGTGTGAGTGGATTCGACTTGGTC belongs to Magnolia sinica isolate HGM2019 chromosome 8, MsV1, whole genome shotgun sequence and includes:
- the LOC131252725 gene encoding copper transporter 6-like, with amino-acid sequence MDHDHGMHGDGGMMGGGGMPSKGPGMHRHHMMMHMTFFWGKNAEILFSGWPGTKLGMYILALIVVFVFSVLVEWLSHCRLIKPGRAHVVAGIMQTVLHAARVGLAYLVMLAVMSFNGGVLIAAIAGHSLGFLLFGSRLFHRSTVAEAPPSDLPPMKC